One genomic region from Zalophus californianus isolate mZalCal1 chromosome 12, mZalCal1.pri.v2, whole genome shotgun sequence encodes:
- the FSCN3 gene encoding fascin-3 isoform X2 has product MEEVEWTGRPKPEELRVGLISWAGSYLTFEAYKNTVTATAKGLGRKQTWEILVSNEHDAQAVVRLRGLQGLYLLCEADGSLCYGRPRTSHHGCFLLRFHRNGKWTLQCIISGRYLESDGEDVFCNSRVLSAYHMWTPRPALHVHVILYSPVNHCYARADPTMGRVWVDAPVPCLEECGFLLHFQDGCYHLETSAHFFLSHLDRLVPQPSTQTAFHMQVRPGGLVALSDGEGGMLYPQGTRLLLGLGSKPHRGEEWFILQRCPTWVSLRSKTRKFLSIIYDVEVCAASEHITPMSLFQFECDDESPTLQLRAANGCYLAQRRHRTVVANGHPMEADTFFRVHWNCGRIILQSPNGRFLGIIDNGLLMANATIPGPNEEFGIRLANRPFLVLRGRYGYVGTSSEHDLMKCNMDQPDCIHLLPCRQGIYHFQAQGGAFWSITSFGTFRPWGKFALNFCIELHGSNLLTVLAPNGFYMRSDRSGTLLADSEEITKECIWEF; this is encoded by the exons ATGGAGGAGGTGGAGTGGACGGGAAGACCCAAGCCTGAGGAGCTAAGGGTTGGGCTCATCAGCTGGGCAGGATCCTACCTCACTTTTGAGGCATATAAGAACACGGTCACTGCTACTGCAAAGGGTTTGGGCCGGAAACAG ACCTGGGAGATCTTGGTGAGCAATGAGCACGATGCCCAGGCCGTGGTACGACTAAGGGGCTTGCAGGGCCTCTACCTCCTGTGCGAGGCAGACGGCAGTCTGTGCTATGGCCGGCCAAGGACCAGCCACCATGGGTGCTTCCTCCTGCGTTTCCACCGAAATGGCAAGTGGACCCTCCAGTGCATAATTAGTGGCCGTTATCTGGAGTCTGATGGTGAGGATGTGTTCTGCAACTCCAGGGTCCTCTCGGCTTACCACATGTGGACCCCCCGGCCAGCCCTGCATGTCCACGTGATCCTCTACAGCCCTGTCAACCACTGCTATGCCCGGGCTGACCCCACCATGGGCCGCGTCTGGGTGGATGCACCAGTTCCCTGCCTGGAGGAATGTGGCTTCCTGTTGCATTTCCAAGACGGATGCTACCACCTGGAGACCTCAGCACACTTCTTCTTGTCCCACTTAGACCGGCTAGTCCCCCAACCCTCAACACAGACAGCTTTTCATATGCAGGTGCGGCCCGGAGGGCTCGTGGCACTGAGTGATGGAGAAGGAGGCATGTTGTACCCACAGGGCACGCGTCTGCTCCTGGGCCTGGGCTCCAAGCCCCACAGGGGTGAGGAGTGGTTCATCCTACAGCGCTGTCCCACCTGGGTCAGCCTCAGGTCAAAGACTCGGAAGTTCCTCTCCATCATCTATG ATGTTGAGGTATGTGCTGCCTCTGAGCACATAACCCCAATGTCCTTGTTCCAGTTTGAATGTGATGATGAGAGCCCTACCTTACAGCTTCGTGCAGCCAATGGCTGCTACCTAGCCCAG AGGCGCCACAGGACAGTGGTGGCTAATGGGCATCCAATGGAGGCTGACACCTTCTTCCGTGTGCACTGGAATTGTGGCAGGATCATCCTGCAGTCTCCCAATGGACGCTTCTTGGGCATCATAGACAATGGCCTGCTGATGGCCAATGCCACCATTCCAG gCCCCAATGAGGAATTTGGGATTCGATTAGCTAACCGGCCCTTCCTTGTATTGCGAGGTCGTTATGGGTATGTGGGCACCTCCTCAGAGCACGACCTCATGAAGTGCAATATGGATCAGCCCGACTGCATTCACCTGCTGCCCTGCCGCCAGGGCATCTACCACTTCCAGG cacAGGGTGGAGCCTTCTGGTCAATAACATCCTTCGGCACCTTTCGTCCTTGGGGAAAATTTGCTCTCAACTTCTGTATAGAGCTTCATGGGAGCAACTTGCTCACGGTGCTGGCACCCAATGGCTTCTACATGCGATCCGACCGAAGCGGCACCCTGTTGGCAGACAGCGAAGAGATTACCAAAGAGTGTATTTGGGAGTTTTAG
- the GCC1 gene encoding GRIP and coiled-coil domain-containing protein 1: MEKFGMNFGGGPSKKDLLETIELQKKQLLQYQARLKDVVRAYKSLLKEKEALEASIKVLSVSHEADVGLTGVQLPGLCFPDSVDDRCSTHSEDSTGTATSLDTAASLTSTKGEFGVEDERLARGPPPPKSEEASGSESGVSSSSGDGPSGGGEVDKRLHQLKTQLATLTSSLATVTQEKSRMEASYLADKKKMKQDLEDTSKKAEEERGRLEGELKGLQEQIAETKARLITQQHDRAQEQTDHALMLRELQKLLQEERTQRQDLELRLEETREALAGRAYAAGQMEGFELQTKQLTREVEDLKGELQALRDEKNRPDPRLQELQEEAACLKSHFQAQLQQEMRKTALAEDQLRQQSQVEEQRVAALENQISQVSELLGTYEKAKQKDQLAIQKLKERIVQLDLENKTLALAASSRSPLDSHGEESSLDVNVLKDKMEKLKRLLQVAARKSQVTLDVERLCDLEILASSEAADGEKASALYYQQELKQLKEEFERYKMRAQVVLKSKSTKDCNLAKELEEAQEQLAELKEKYISLRLCCEELERRHQQEAEGWKQELARLQHAHRQELEQSQLDSRDRTLRLEEELHKQRDRALAVLAEKDLELEQLRSVALSSGLPGRRSPVGGGGPGDPADSSAPDSLTQALQLAASNEPTFFLYAEQLARKEVEITSLRKQRHTLEVEVHQLQDRLLEEGERHREQVGALQSHIEKNIRDQSREGANLEYLKNIIYRFLTLPDTLGRQQTLTAILTILHFSPEEKQVIMRLPTSGSWWPSGKR, from the exons ATGGAGAAGTTTGGTATGAATTTCGGGGGCGGACCTAGCAAGAAGGACCTGCTAGAGACCATTGAGTTGCAGAAGAAGCAGCTCCTCCAGTACCAGGCACGTCTTAAGGATGTGGTCCGCGCCTATAAAAGCCTCTTGAAAGAGAAGGAGGCTCTAGAGGCCAGCATTAAGGTGCTGTCGGTATCCCACGAGGCGGATGTGGGCCTCACAGGTGTCCAGCTTCCAGGCCTCTGTTTTCCTGACTCTGTGGATGACCGATGCTCCACTCACAGCGAGGATAGCACTGGGACCGCCACAAGCTTGGATACTGCAGCCAGTCTCACCAGCACCAAGGGTGAGTTTGGGGTAGAGGATGAGAGGCTGGCTCGTGGACCACCACCTCCAAAGTCCGAAGAAGCCAGTGGGTCGGAGAGTGGCGTTAGCAGTAGCAGTGGGGATGGaccctctgggggtggggaagtggaCAAACGACTGCACCAGCTGAAGACTCAGTTGGCTACTTTGACCAGCTCTTTGGCTACAGTCACCCAGGAGAAGTCTCGCATGGAAGCTTCTTACCTGGCTGACAAGAAGAAGATGAAACAGGACTTAGAGGATACCAGTAaaaaggcagaggaggagaggggccgTCTGGAGGGAGAATTGAAGGGGCTGCAGGAGCAGATAGCCGAAACCAAAGCCCGACTTATCACCCAGCAGCATGATCGGGCCCAAGAGCAGACTGACCATGCCTTGATGCTTCGTGAGCTCCAGAAACTGCTGCAGGAGGAGAGGACCCAGCGCCAGGACTTGGAGCTTCGGCTGGAAGAGACCCGAGAAGCCCTGGCAGGACGGGCATATGCAGCCGGTCAGATGGAAGGGTTTGAGCTGCAGACCAAGCAACTAACCCGTGAGGTGGAGGACTTGAAAGGTGAGCTGCAGGCTCTTCGGGATGAGAAGAATCGGCCCGACCCTCGGCTGCAGGAGCTTCAGGAAGAGGCTGCCTGCCTGAAGAGCCATTTCCAGGCTCAGTTGCAGCAGGAAATGAGGAAG ACAGCCCTGGCAGAAGATCAGCTACGCCAGCAGTCTCAGGTGGAAGAGCAGAGGGTGGCGGCCCTGGAGAATCAAATATCTCAGGTGTCTGAACTGCTGGGCACCTATGAGAAAGCCAAGCAGAAGGACCAGCTGGCCATCCAGAAGCTGAAGGAGCGCATCGTGCAGCTGGACCTGGAGAATAAGACGCTGGCTCTGGCCGCTTCTAGCCGCTCCCCCCTAGACAGCCATGGCGAGGAGTCCAGTCTGGATGTCAATGTCCTGAAGGATAAGATGGAGAAGCTGAAGAGGCTGCTACAGGTGGCAGCCCGGAAAAGCCAGGTGACCCTGGATGTGGAGAGGCTCTGTGACCTGGAGATACTGGCCAGCTCGGAGGCTGCCGACGGGGAGAAGGCTTCTGCGCTCTACTACCAGCAGGAGCTGAAACAGCTGAAGGAGGAGTTTGAGAGGTACAAGATGAGGGCCCAGGTGGTCCTCAAGAGCAAGAGCACCAAGGACTGTAATCTGGCcaaggagctggaggaggcccAGGAGCAGCTGGCAGAACTGAAGGAGAAGTATATCTCCCTGCGGCTGTGCTGCGAGGAGCTCGAGCGCCGGCACCAGCAGGAGGCCGAGGGCTGGAAGCAGGAGCTGGCCCGGCTGCAGCACGCGCACCGGCAGGAGCTGGAGCAGAGCCAGCTGGACTCCAGGGACCGCACGCTGAGACTGGAAGAGGAGCTGCACAAGCAGCGGGACCGGGCCCTGGCCGTGCTGGCCGAGAAGGACTTGGAGCTGGAGCAGCTGCGTTCCGTGGCCTTGTCGTCCGGCCTGCCGGGACGCAGGAGCCCCGTGGGTGGCGGGGGGCCTGGGGACCCGGCTGACTCATCTGCCCCAGACAGCCTGACCCAAGCGCTGCAACTGGCTGCATCCAACGAGCCCACTTTCTTCCTGTACGCCGAGCAGCTGGCCCGCAAGGAGGTGGAGATCACATCGCTGCGGAAGCAGAGACACACGCTGGAGGTGGAGGTGCATCAGCTGCAGGACCGGCTGCTGGAGGAGGGCGAGCGGCACCGTGAGCAGGTTGGAGCCCTGCAGAGCCACATTGAGAAGAACATCAGGGACCAGAGTAGGGAGGGAGCCAACCTGGAGTACCTCAAAAACATCATCTACCGCTTCCTGACCTTGCCCGACACCCTGGGCCGCCAGCAGACGCTCACGGCCATCCTGACCATCTTGCATTTCAGTCCTGAGGAGAAACAAGTGATTATGCGGCTCCCGACCAGCGGTAGCTGGTGGCCTTCTGGCAAGAGATGA
- the ARF5 gene encoding ADP-ribosylation factor 5, with protein sequence MGLTVSALFSRIFGKKQMRILMVGLDAAGKTTILYKLKLGEIVTTIPTIGFNVETVEYKNICFTVWDVGGQDKIRPLWRHYFQNTQGLIFVVDSNDRERVQESADELQKMLQEDELRDAVLLVFANKQDMPNAMPVSELTDKLGLQHLRSRTWYVQATCATQGTGLYDGLDWLSHELSKR encoded by the exons ATGGGCCTCACCGTGTCCGCGCTATTTTCGCGGATCTTCGGGAAGAAGCAGATGCGGATCCTCATGG TTGGCTTGGATGCAGCTGGCAAGACCACAATCCTGTACAAACTGAAGTTGGGGGAGATTgtcaccaccatccccaccatAG GCTTCAATGTGGAAACAGTGGAATACAAGAACATTTGTTTCACAGTCTGGGACGTGGGAGGCCAGGACAAGATTCGGCCTCTGTGGCGGCACTACTTCCAGAACACTCAG GGCCTCATCTTCGTAGTGGACAGTAATGACCGAGAGCGGGTCCAGGAATCTGCTGATGAACTCCAGAAGATG CTGCAGGAGGATGAGCTGCGGGATGCGGTGCTGCTGGTGTTTGCCAACAAGCAGGACATGCCCAATGCCATGCCCGTGAGCGAGCTGACCGACAAGCTGGGGCTGCAGCACTTGCGCAGCCGCACG TGGTACGTCCAGGCCACCTGTGCAACCCAAGGCACAGGCCTGTATGATGGGCTCGACTGGCTGTCCCATGAGCTGTCGAAGCGCTAA